The Microlunatus soli genome contains the following window.
CAGCCGGTTGTCCAACGGTGCGTACAGGGTGCGGTGGAAGTCCAGATCCTGCTCGGCGAAGGTCTGCCCCCGGGCGGCCATCTGCTCCATCGTGTCGACGATCTCGGCGAGCCGCTCGTAGCCGGTGCCCCGATAATGCGCGATCACCTGGTCGGCCAGGCCGACCTCGAGGGCTTCGCGGACGTCGAGCACGTCGCGGACGTCACGGAGGTCGCCGGCCATCGACTGGGTCATCCGGAAGGCGAGCCCGTCCTCGAGTGATCGCAGCGAGAGGGTCCCGACGTAGGTGCCGTGACCATGTCTGATCTCGACGATGCCGACGGCTTCCAGCGCCTTCATCGCCTCCCGCAGCGGATGCCTGCCGACACCCAGCTGGTTCATCAACTGTTGCTCGGTGGGCAGTGGGTCGCCGGGCCCGAGATCGCCGGT
Protein-coding sequences here:
- a CDS encoding FadR/GntR family transcriptional regulator, which produces MSPPPDSKQTAAETAETSTTRSRPRTALDNQNFIKKQVKSLILTGDLGPGDPLPTEQQLMNQLGVGRHPLREAMKALEAVGIVEIRHGHGTYVGTLSLRSLEDGLAFRMTQSMAGDLRDVRDVLDVREALEVGLADQVIAHYRGTGYERLAEIVDTMEQMAARGQTFAEQDLDFHRTLYAPLDNRLIIDLLSVFWRTFAEVNERLPGDHYTPADAARWHRNLLEAIKKNSAADFTRAMKDHFTGIRVRFDATET